The following are from one region of the Cloacibacterium normanense genome:
- a CDS encoding nucleoside recognition domain-containing protein produces MVLSRIWSAFIIVAIVVASIKYLFSDNYKAIYNDLVVGKSGDTVQIAKVPVQKLSAEIQKSLTENPDTELARINYKKDSTNQVAVYRVQKADGVISTSKTAVEISLGLIGIMTLFMGFMSIAEKAGGINFLSRMIQPFFSKLFPEIPKNHPSFGHMTLNFAANLLGLDNAATPFGLKAMESLQTLNPDKDRASNAQIMFLCLHASGLTLIPVSIIAIRASMNSATPTDIFLPTLIATFCATMAAMIIVSIKQKINLFQPTLLAFVGGISALIALLVWFLVRLSKEELDDVSKLISNGMILLIFFAIIAGAVYKKINVFDAFIDGAKEGFNVCVKIIPYLVGMLIAISLLRTSGVFDVIIDGMKWFAQIANLDTRFVDGLPTALIKPLSGSGARGMMVDTMNVFGVDSFPARLSGILQGSSDTTFYVIAVYFGAVGIKNTRYTVGAMLLADLVGIVTSILMAYLFFG; encoded by the coding sequence ATGGTTTTAAGCAGAATTTGGAGCGCATTTATTATTGTAGCCATTGTAGTGGCAAGTATTAAATATTTATTTAGCGATAACTACAAAGCAATTTATAATGATTTGGTAGTAGGAAAAAGTGGAGACACGGTTCAGATTGCTAAAGTTCCTGTTCAAAAACTTTCTGCGGAAATTCAGAAATCTTTAACCGAAAATCCAGACACCGAACTAGCGAGAATTAATTACAAAAAAGATTCTACCAATCAAGTGGCTGTTTATAGAGTTCAAAAAGCAGATGGTGTAATCTCTACCAGTAAAACTGCGGTAGAAATTTCCCTTGGTTTAATAGGAATTATGACGCTTTTTATGGGTTTTATGAGTATCGCCGAAAAAGCAGGAGGCATCAATTTTCTTTCAAGAATGATTCAACCATTTTTCTCGAAATTATTCCCAGAAATTCCTAAAAATCACCCTTCTTTCGGTCACATGACGCTTAATTTCGCAGCGAATTTATTAGGATTGGATAATGCTGCAACGCCTTTTGGTTTAAAAGCCATGGAAAGTTTACAAACCTTGAATCCTGATAAAGACAGAGCTTCTAATGCACAAATTATGTTTCTGTGTCTTCATGCAAGTGGTTTAACGCTGATTCCGGTTTCCATCATTGCGATTAGAGCTTCTATGAATTCTGCAACGCCAACTGATATTTTCTTGCCGACTTTAATTGCTACTTTTTGTGCAACCATGGCTGCGATGATTATTGTTTCCATCAAACAAAAAATAAATCTTTTTCAGCCTACACTTTTGGCTTTCGTGGGTGGAATTTCGGCACTCATTGCCTTGTTGGTTTGGTTTTTAGTAAGATTGAGCAAAGAAGAATTAGATGATGTAAGTAAGTTGATTAGCAACGGAATGATTTTATTGATTTTCTTTGCCATAATTGCAGGAGCAGTTTACAAAAAAATAAATGTTTTCGATGCGTTTATAGATGGTGCAAAAGAAGGTTTCAATGTCTGCGTAAAGATTATTCCGTATTTGGTAGGAATGCTTATTGCGATTTCTCTTTTGAGAACTTCTGGTGTTTTTGATGTCATTATTGACGGAATGAAATGGTTTGCCCAAATTGCCAATTTAGACACCAGATTTGTTGACGGTTTACCAACGGCTTTAATCAAACCACTTTCTGGTTCAGGAGCAAGAGGAATGATGGTAGACACGATGAATGTTTTTGGTGTAGATTCTTTCCCTGCGAGACTTTCTGGGATTTTACAGGGCAGTTCAGATACTACTTTTTATGTGATTGCAGTGTATTTCGGAGCAGTTGGAATTAAAAACACTCGTTATACAGTTGGTGCCATGTTGTTGGCAGATTTAGTGGGAATTGTTACTTCTATTTTAATGGCGTATTTGTTTTTTGGGTAG